TTTATGTCCGTGTAAATTCGAACGGTAACCGGTACAAACTGAAATTGCTCCGACCCAAATGGCCCTTCATCCAATCCCGCAGGTTCAATCATTTTACGTATACGATCAACATCAAGAACCTCCTCAACAATGGTACATAATCACAAcagttccttttttttctttttctcatcactCGGAGACTGATCCACACCATCCATTGATCTTAAAGTTAACTTTTGTCTCTTCCCATCATTTGAAGATATTCTTCTTTCCCTCTTCTGATCACCCGAACATCGATCCTCACCGTTGATTTTGTCATCATCCATTAATCTTAAAGatggagtttttcttcttcaccaaGGAAAGAAAATTCGTCCAAGATCGAATCAACTCAACTTGAAACAGAGATTTTTTGTTAATTAACAATCAACAGAAGTAAATTATCATCACAAAACCTAATccaaaacaaaattctaaaaaccCAAGTAATCCCCAGCCGAGAGAGAAAGAAGAACTTAAAGAATCAGATACAGAgaaagaaaattataaaaagaaccCTAATAATCAAACTCAGATGAAGAAGTAAAACCATGTATTATGTTACGCCAAGAATGATCTTCAATAATCAAATTAGAAAAAGAACCCTAATAATCAAACTCGGAAGAAGAAGTAAACTATGTGTTATAAAGGCGCTCTTGTTTCCTATTCTCGTTCATTAAATCCTTTTTTGTTCTCATAATTTCCTTTTATCATCTTTGTTGCTTAAACCCCTGTTTCCCCAATTGGTTCTGAATTAGGAAACCACTGTTTTTTTTACATCAACGGCTATATTTACCACACACACTCCCGGCGTACGTGCACTTGACAGCGACAACGACTATGTTAAGGGGATTTTGGGGGGTTATGGACGCACTTGCTCAGGCTCTCATTTGGGACCTTTAAAGATTACGGCTCATCTTTTTCatgtagcaaaaaaaaaaagcttgaAAGCACTAATCCAAAGTAGATTTCGAATAAATCTCTACTGCAAGTGCCAAGGCAACTTACACTCTTCGTCATACGTGTTTTATGTTCGTCACAAATATGGATGGAATTCTTTAGACTTTTAAGATCATTCATAACCCCATTCTTATCTTAAGCCACAAATCAAATCTATCCACATTAAGTTTGGCAGAAACTAAAATATCCGGCTTAATGTAGCCAAGAGCCATATATAGTTGTGGTTGTTTATTTTTTCCAGGCTTAGCTAGATTTGGGTTTAATGAAAGTTGCAACTTTCCGCTCTCGCTCTTCACTCTCTAGGGATTTCCATCGGAGAGGGCAGATAAATGTTGGAAGCATAAAAATGTAGCTTTATCATTATTACCGAAAAAGTTATCATTTTGTGTTCATATTTGGAAGATAAATATTAAATTCGATAATTAACCATGAGTGCTGCTGATGTTACATGTTGTGCCGGCTACAGTTTAGCAGACTTATATTTCTGTAGGCCCAGCATTATTTTGGCTTGGCTATAGCTTGAGTAAATGATTGTTTAATTTCACCTCACTATGCGAGAGCGGTTTAGCTTAGCTTAATGCGATGGAAACTCAGTTTCCATTGAAACAGTGCAATATGGAGACGGGTTTTCCTTACAGGTCAAAGTGTTGACATAGGCTAACCGAAACCCAATCTTCTTTTCCAGCCGTGCTAGACACACCGCAACTTTACACCGAGCATTATCCCAAGAGGATAATTGATAGAAGAGATTAAACACTCACAGCGTCGGCATTAGGAATGGGTTTAATAGGTCCCATTTCCTATTTCAGTCGGGATAAACTTCGATGAAACATTTTCGGTgggtctatttttttttaatagataaCGTCCTTTAAAAAGGTTAATGATCCCTCTCAACTGTTGGAAATAACCAAACAGGAGACACAGACCGGTACATAGAGGCATTGTTTTTCTTGGCCCATTGAACAAGCACATGTGCCACATAATTACAGTTACGAGGCTGGAAATTGAAAATGCATTCTACAAGACTTAAAAGAAAAAAGTTTAATGTCTTTGAAAATGACATCAGTTCTAGTGTCTACATCAAAacatcccttagagaacttgtcTATAAGAGTTTTTGCGTCACTTTCAATGATAACATGGGTGAGTTTTAGTTCCAAAGCTTTCTGTATCACTTTCCAGATTCCTCTAGCTTTTGCTTCTTCTGCTGACTTCACTTGAAACACCAGGGAGGCACAAAGAGAGGCTTTACAGGAGGAATCTCTCATCACATAACCTGCACCTTTTTCTCCATAAATATCATCATAAGCACCATCAGTATTACATTTGATTCAACCAAAGAATGAAGGCATCCATTTATCACTTAAACTGATATAGGTAATAGAAGCAGGGTTAGATCTGGTTAAAAGCATAGCTCTGGCTCTAAGAAAAACATTAACATGATTTTCAGATAAGTTTTGAAAAATCATATTATTTCCGCTAGTCCACAGAGACCACAAAATAGTAGTGAAGACACATTGGTTTTCATCAGACAATTTGGAAACAAAATCAGTCAACCAAAACATGCCAATCCGTAAAAGAATTGTTTTGAAAAACATGAATGTTGATGCAAAGATCATACAGTAACCAAACACGACTAGTAAAGGGGCATAAGaccaaagtatgcataacagACTCCTGAGGATGAAGGCATCTAGCGCAATCAAAATTGTGCATATGCATTCTAATATGCAACATCGTTCTAGCAGGCAGGACATTTTTAGCAGCTTTCCAAAGAATCACTTGGATTCTGTGAGGAACCCTGAGCTTCCAAATTTTTAACCAAAGATGTTACAGGGTGATTGTCTAAGGCCTCTGATACCCATATAAGCAGTTTTCTAAGAAAACTTACCATCTTTAGTAAGATCCTCCTATGAGgagtgcaaagctggcttaagggaatggtgATAATATTCTAaacagaagcatcatcaaagtgAGTATTAAGCCTATAGATATTCCAAGATCTAGAGACAGGCTTAATGAAGTAGGAGTATTTGATGGAAGGATCCTGAGGGACAAGTGGATTTGGAGTAGCAGATCCCAAATCATGAATCCACTTGTCACACCAATGATTAATATATTGACCATCTCCCACAATCCATGGGATAAAAGGTTATGACTTCTTTTATAGCATGCAGACACTTCAAAGTCCAAGAACAATTATCAGGGTACTTAGCATTTAGAAAATCAATATTGGGAAAATATCTAGCTTTAAGGACATTAGTCAACATGTTGTTAGGATTTTCTAAAATTCTCCAAGAATTTCTGGAAATCATGGTAAGATTGTTCAGTTCCGCTTTTCAAAAGCCTAGACCACCTTCAGCTTTGGGAGCACACAGAATCTCCCAGCCCAAAAGATGAAGTTTCTTATCTTTTGAGTCAAGGGTTTCTCCCCACCAAAACTTACAAAGGTGGGAATCCATAATCCTACACAAGTGTTTAGATATTGAACTGGAGCCAAGTTTGAATGATTGTAGCTTTGTACGAAGTTGTATAGCATGAGTTGTAGAGGTTCTTGCAAATCTTGATTCAATGTTATTCCATAATTCTCTAGCCGAATATGCACCAACCACATAGGAAATTAAAGTATCTGAAATTGCTGATTGTAATCACAAAATCAGCGTAGTATCATCTTCACACCGGTTTGTATAAGAAGGATTCACAACTCCATTGATCAAATCATCTTGAGTTAGAAACTTTGTAGGACAAGCAGTAGATCTATCCAAGAAACCAGAAACTTTGTAATGTTTCAACAATGGTAGAATCAGGCTTTTCCATATAATGAAattatcatccttgagtttgtatTGAATGATATTAGAGATCTGATTTAATGGAATGGTTGAAATTCTTGAATCGTACTGGAGATTATCCATTGAAGTAGATGATAGAAAGAGACACATGGAAGAAGTCAAAAAGTAAAAAACTGAGATTTGAttgataaaagaagaagaaaatcaccattaatggtaATGAAGAGCGGAAGAACAGGATCGAAAACGTTTATCTGGTACCATAGTTGAACAATTATTCCATTGAACTTTTGATAAAAGTATTTCTACAGATGCAATTGATCAAATCAATTGTATTTATCAATGTGCTTTACAGAATAGAGAACGGGCTGTATTAATACCGACAACACTGACTCAGACAGCTCACCACTAATCAATGACAATTACAGTTACAGTGTAACATAGGTGTAAACCAAACTGTAACTGCTATTACTACTGCACACTAGAGTCGTCCTATGCCATAGGGTAAAATTATGAGATTATCGAGTCCTACAGCAAGTCTAAAAAAGAGAATAGGAGCCAAAAGTCTCTGAAGTCAATGGCCAAGAGGAGTATTCTAAGGGACCGAAAAATTGGCACCATGGCCGATAAGCAACACACGGAGCGATTCAAAATCAAGACTTACTCTCTGGCAAAATATAGTTTTCAACGAGTGATGTAGCCACAAACTGTGATTCAGTCAAATCAAGACTTACTCGGCAAGAAACAATAGTGAACGGAAATAAAAGTGAGTTTGTGGATAATGTACAAATTTGACTGGGCTTATGGAGTTAAAACAAATGCTGAATTTTGTAGAAATAAATGAATTTAATAATTGGAAAGCTACAGATAAATGGGTCTGGTTACGGATATCCGGAGggaccggacccgtttaaaagtAGTTCCCAAACAGATTTGGACCGAGGCCCATAAGGTGATTCCTTAGCTTGTAGGTTTCCGCATTTATTTTATTTAGGAAAATTTCttatttggtcctaggcccatatagttatttatagtaaggTCCAACCGGATcatttttttatccggaggtccaaaattaattaaaacatggaaatgtccataatgcccattactaccaaacgtgtgtgtctacactgcttacaaatttgagtacatatctggtacactgcttaaaaattcgattACATATTttctacactgtttacaaatttgagtacatatctgttgcactgcttagaaatctgagtacatatctgtcgtattgcttacaaatccgattatatatctgaatgcatacaaattcgagtacatatttgctgcactgcttccaggtagagtacaaatctgtaagaatcattatttaaacaaaaaataaacaattaactaggttttttgtcagtatagcatatatgtactgatggttcATACACAAACAACCGAAAAAAACCTAAAACCAGCAAAATAAAACTATTATAATCATATCTAGTaacaaaatgaataaaaataACGTAATTATTCAGTATGCATATATTACTGctggatcaaacaacaacaaaaaaatttatttaaacaaaaactaaacaattaactaggttttttgtcagtacatcatatacgtactgatagttcatacacaaaaacaactgaaaaaacctaaacccaacaaaagaaaactagtaTAATCAAATCTAGTAACGAAATGAATAAAAACGTAACTATTCATCTAGATCTGaattattttcatgaaaatgaaggAACACTTGATTAATCATGCGTGCAAAGtggaaaacataatcaaacatcaactaattaatGATTAGATCTTGAAACCTTCCAATAAACATTACGAGAAGAAGATTAATAAGGAAAATCAACTTACCAAAGGCTAGAATCGATTTGGGTTCTTGAATCGATCAAGATGTTCTAAAAATCttcgtactcatggatcgaacccaaaaacaatgacaaactctgaatataaccgaatcaaagcacatatttcagtattacacatacgtactcatggatcgaacccaaaaacaatgacaaaactctgaatataaccgaatcaaagcagatatttcagtattacatatacgtactcatggatcgaacccaaaaatcaattaaaaaacgcgGTGCAACACAAATACACTCATGGATCGAatccaaaaacaatgacaaaactctgaatataaccgaatcaaagcagatatttcagtattacacatacgtactcatggatcgaacccaaaaacaatgacaaaactctgaatataaccgaatcaaagaagatatttcagtattacatatacgtactcatagatcgaacccaaaaatcaattaaaaaacgcgGTGCAACACAAACACACTCAGAGATCATACCAAATCGACGAAAGTAAACTCTTCCAGTTTACTATCAACATCAAATATAATACCTAAACATTAGATTTTGCTATAACACATGAAAATTTCTCTAATCCGAgaagaaaaaacctaaattaaaataagcttttgaagaagaaaggaaaaatgaaaacctaaactaTACCAACAGTAAGGAATTGAACCTACCGATTAATCTTAGTTTGAGTTCACGAATTGATCAACACCTCAGAAGATCTTCATAGCCGGAGCTCTTCACCGAAGAatagatcgagaaaatgaagaagaagaagaagaatagatcgagaaaatgaagaagaaatggatttggTTACTGCTTTTATATACTTGAGGGTGTTTTCGATATTTAAAAATACGTCTCCATATGTTCCACATGTGTGCAGGACCAGAACTTAAAAAGTTGGGtccatttttctgttttctttttattatggacttccgattactgggctttagtgggtggacctgtcactaagtaagaacactataataggatctataggtaattcctacttttaTTTATAACATAGAGGAGAGAGATCCGGCTACACGAAACCCCTCTTTCCTCTCTAAGTCGACAGATGAATGAGGAAGAAATTGGAGGTTAACATTGGTGAGTTTCGAATCTCTGTAAACTGGAACTGTTTCGATCTGTATGTTTAATGTTATTGGTTAGGTTATTGTTTTAATCCAACTGTTTGTTCATTTGTAAGAAATTTTGTTAGAGTTGATGAGTATTTTAGTTCCATCGATCATTGTTTGACAGGAAACcatgctgattttttttttttttggcgatATCAAGTTTCAGGATGTTTATTGTTGGGATTTACGTTTGCTATGGGTTTTGATCCAAGTGTTTGCATGAGATTTATCTAGTAATTTGGCTGATTGTTAGAGCTGATCCTTGAATTGAACTGATTACTAGATAAATCTCATGTGTTAGTTATGATTGAGATGGTTATGATCTCTTTCTTCGAGCCTTACAATTATGAAACAGATTTGAGATACGATAGACATAATCTCCACAAAAGCTAGTTCAGTGAGTCTAACAATCTGTAATTATTATTGTAAAGCAAGCCATGCCCTTATTACACCACAATGTTTCTCACGTTTATCTTTGTTCCATTATTTGTCAAAAAGAAAACTCTGAAACTCAGgttttgtgcaggttattattggtTAAACAAACAAGTAGGCAACAACTCTGATTTTTTGAGCTACCATGACGGATGAGATGACATGGATAGACAGACTGATAGAACAGAAAAGACTTGAACATGCAGAACTTGCAAAACATCCAAAACCTAAAAGCAAGCCACCATCAGAAGGTTCATGGATAGACGCATACTTTGCAAGGTTAAGTGTCGAATTTGCATATCACCGTTCCCGAGAACCGCTTATAGGTTCAAGATCTCAAATCAAGAAACAAGATTTAGAGGTTTCACTTAAAATGTTTCTCCAAGAAGCAGCATATGATGCAGATGACTGGACGGATGTCAACAGAAGATACGGTAACGGGAGGTCATTCTCTAGCTTTCTTTGGATGTTGAAAATGTCTGGCCTGGACAAGTATGCCTCCTATGAGGTATGCAACTAAGTTCAACTCTTGTTTATACCTCGCATATCTGCCTTTATTTCAATCTCAAGTCTCGTGATTTTCTCATATTCTAATAATGGGTACAGGATAATGACATCGATATTTGTTACCAGCCGAATACATGGTTGCATCTTGAGGCGTCACCAGATGATGTGGTTATTGCAGATAAATACTATGACGGGAGCTTGTGGTTGATGAAACTTCTAAAAAGAATTCGTTCAGAATCTGGCGATGATTTCAGGCGAGAGCAGGTAATTAATATTTACTGCTGGAAATGGCATCTTGGCTTTATTTTGGCATATAGGATAGGATTTGACATATTTTTATGTCGTGGCATGTATGTGCCTCTTCATAGGCTCGGTTGTTGGAGTCTTTCCTCGATCACCTCATCAAGATACAGCAGGGGCAGCAGTTTGTTGCATATATATAATTTCTCTGAGCATCTGGAACAATTGAGAAAGTCTGATGCAGTTGCATTTTCTTCCAATGCTGTTGATGATGGAGATAGGCACAAGTGTCCTCTTATCCTTTCCAAGCACACCGTGGACTACTATATTTGGCGACAAAAGGTAAGTCTTTATCCTGCTGAATCACCAAGTATCTTCGCTTATTCCGAATTACTTAACCTTGTTTTGATATTTCAGCACCTATTCGATAGTCTGTGTACCATGTCACGTGAATCGGCTTGGTTGCTGAAGAAACTCAAGGATTCCCCTTTTTCTAGTCCCTCATCTATCGACCAGTCCAGCAAGATTCTTGACATCATCTTGGTTTATATTCTAAAGTTCAAGGAATCAAAGGTATTCTACATATTTTTCCTGTTTGTTCTCATTGAGACCATTGAATGTTATAAATTAGAATCCTTTTTTCTAAACTATTGAGTTTCTGTTCTAGGAATTGTTGGATCGGTATCTTCATGATGAATGTTGTCATCGTTCTGTTGACCCGATTCGATTAGTTATGGATACTAATAAAATATTAGTTTCCTTCGGAGGCCGTATAAAAAATCTCCAGGAGCAAGGCGTTAAAACAAAATCTGTCGCGGAAACACTGCTTAAATGTTTTGTAGATGTAGTCGATATGTCTGACAAGCGAGGCAATCCATACGGGGACACACGTTCTTCCCTTCAATGTGTGTTTTCTGAGGTTGCCAAGGAAACATCAGAGCTGATATATGAAGCAGTTGAGAAACTAAAATCAGTCAAGCATTCTGATCTTACTGGCGGAGGCTCTCCACTTGGATGTATCGCTTTGTGGAAAATTATATTTGAATCATCTCTAATTAATCTTCGGTTGGATTGTATATGTGAAAAATACAGTGAAACAGTCAAACTCGGGGTACGTACGCATTCTCTCACCAGCTTATATCGTTAAAATTATACCAATAGTTTCTTACATGCCTTCATCTGACTGTGTACTACAGGTGAAACCGTTTGACACTGCCACAAACAATCAACTGGATCAAATTAGGCTGTCGATTAATCAACTATTGACAGTTGGGAAAAGCATCCTAGTTGAATTTATGGACATGCAGAAAGCGGTATGCTCCATCTTTTAACTTTGTTTACCAAGAATCAAACACTTTTTATTTTGACTTTGTCCACTAGAATCAAACACTTCTTAATATGTTTCTAGTACCATGAGTCATCAGGCTActgaaaaaaaaattcacaagTAACATTAGCTACTGAGAAGCTTGAATAAAAATGGGTCTGCATTCTTTAAAAATGGCATTTTTTTACAGCCCCACTTATGCATCATTATAAAACAACTGTTGGTAGTTCGTTCTGAAGGTTGTTGTTAGTATATCATGGGATTCTAAAGGTCAATGGTACCCAAGCTACTCAACTGAGCCGTCAAATTAGTAGGGTGAACAGTCCTCGTTTATGTATGTCTTGTTGTTCTGTCCATTGGTTGTGTATGCTATTTGGCCTTGCAGATTATGCTCACATGTGGAACGATAGAGAAGTTTAGTTTTGTAAGATTTAGGTCCTGGTTGAGCATGAAAATCTGAAGTTGAATTTTAGAATCTCGGAATTGTTGATGAATCTTATTTGGCATTCTTGTTTGATTACGACCATTTTTATTCTTGTTGAGGAACTCTGAAATGTCTTATTGCCGTAAGTTTTTAATCCCTATGAATTTGTAACTAGATTGTAATAGTATAACCTTCCTCCCTTGCTTGAGCCATAGTTTTTATTGCCATGTCCTCCCTTGGTTAGGTCTTGTGTTTTGATACCTGTTTTGCTATATCTGCAACTGGAAAATGCACACTGCAACTGAAAAATGCACACTTTTGAATGACAGGTGGCAGAAGTTACTTATACCCTTGGAGATGCTTTTACAACTGGTGGTGCTGGTATGAGGGGTTCGAGTCAGGATAGGCGTCCTCGGACTTCTATATGGAAGGTGGCAGAAGTTCCTTATACCCTAGGAGCAGGCAAGCAGGATGACCAAGTAATGAATTTCAATCTCGATGATTTCCCTTGGGATAAGCACAATGTTCCAGAGTTTTCTAAGACTGGTCCAACCCACAAAGACGAAATCTTTTAACTGTTTTCCCTCTTGAAAAATATACTGTAGTATCTTGGGATATTTAGAGTTTGGGTCTAAACTTTGGGACCAGCTTTGAGTTTGGGTCTTTGAAAACTTTTAATTAGAATTTTGGTCTCAGGATCATAGTTAGTTGACCATCTTGACAGTTTTCTTTTTGAACTAAAGAGCAAACTTTATATTACATAAACATATTTCTTACATCATGATTTATGTAATGAATTACTAGGTCGGGTGGATAATCCCACCAATCCCCACATAAATTATGTATACGAGCTGCCTTTGCTAAAGCATTTGCAGTTTTATTACAAGACCTATAAACAAACTCACAAGACCACACAGGATAACTATTACATATATTTACATAGTTTCTAAGAAGAGGTATACATTGCCGCTGACAGAGACTAGTTTGATGTTGTAAAAGTTATTGATGCTCAGATTGTCTGTTTCGAAAATGACATTAGCCCAACCACTTGAAGCTGCTATTTGCATAGCCCAGTCTTAAGCTTGTTGAACATTTTTAACTCTTTTTAGTGTTCCCTTTCCATGACATAGGTTCATGTAGAGTTTCTAGTTATAATTCCAATACCAGGTAATAAAGATTCAGAATTATACGAAGCATCGAGTATTCCCTTCCCATGATATAGGCTCCTGTAGAATTTTGAGCTAATAAAGATTCAGAATTATAAGAATGAttgatatttttctttaaaaactgTATAGGAGGAGGTTCCCAAGGAAGTTGTAAGATATAGTATGTATATGAGAATGACCATGAGCAACAATTGAGTTATCTAAATGATTTGTGCCCTGTAAAAGTGTGACAGTGTGATGATTGTGCGTTATATTGCTAAAAACAACTCGACATCTATGTTTCCAAATGAAGTGCATTATACAGAGAGCTAAGTGTACAACTAGAGgtgtttgtttaatttttttgttagaatcctTAAGCTGCCAAGTTTGAATCCAAGAAAGGACCGAAAGAAGATGTTATGCGTTGCCAAGTCGATCAAATACGGTGCCCTAATATATAATTTAtatatttctttcttttgtttctgTCGAATCTTCAGCAACACCTTTACAAAGCAATTTTGTTTTCCTTACAAACCATGAATCCACTAGCCTATGATCATAAATCCTCCAATCTGTTGCTGCACAACTAAGACTGAACATTCACTCCTTAGTCCTGAGAATTAGAACTATTGTACGTATAAAGTAACCAATTCTTTCACCCTGATGTCTGTTGCTTTTAATTCCAGAACTATTAATTAGAGTATTAGAGTTTGTTGATCAGATGTTCCAGAAATGAACATCTTGAATTTTTTAAGAGAATCATCATATTGTTTCACACTTTCACTTTCACCTGCCACTCGTTTTCACTAGTGTTGTTAGACGCCACTAAAGGTAACATGCTAAATGAATTTTCTTTCATTCGTTCAGCTAATGCTAATGCTTCTCGGTCTTGATCTTCACCCAAAAAGAGCAAACTCACAACAACTGGTTATTGGGAATGGAGTCATAACTTAAGATGCTCTGAAACAGTCTATGAGTATGGGTAACCCATATGAGGAGAATCAAACCAATCACTCTTTTTTTCTTGTGGTGAGGACCGACCATTAGTGTTGGATCATCCAGTTTTACACCCGCCAGAAAATAAAAATGCATTAGACCCAACATCGAGAATTTTCACGACACATCACACATTCATATGACTCTCCGATAATTTGGATGTACCAAACACTTCAAATACGACAATCTGTGAAGAtcattttgttttttggtttttgtttttctgaGAAAGGGAGGTTAAATTAACAAGGAAAAGTTTTGTACAGAAGGAATGGGTCAGAAGACCCAATGGAAAAACAAGAAAACCTATTTATCTTATTAACTACATCATCCTAGTGATTTAAGATTTGGTTCAtcgaaaaatctttgaaaatcccTGTAGAAGAGCTCCATAAGCAGATATCTAACATTACCGCATGCACCAGCTCttattttgatttctttcttcctcCATGAATTCTTCTGTTTCTCTCCAGCCATAATTCCAAGCTAATGGAAAAAGGTGAAAGATGCCATATCGTTCTTCTTCATTCAGAGCCGCTATCAAGTCTCCATCCCAACATCAGTGACGTAAAATCATTATTCAAGAACCACATGACTCTTAGAGAAGAGATAAAGAAGTTCCATAAGAAGATAGCCCAACTGCAGTTGGGAAAGAGGTGATCACTCGTTTCCACTATGGAGTTACAGCATAGGCAAAGGTAAGATTGAATGATAACTCTTTTGGGGTTTAGAGCCATCTACGTGCTAATtttgcggaaacatattagctcacaagaaacacttgatctctcggatttcTCCATGAAACCTTActatgatctaggataagaagaagagaaagagaactaCGTAGATGtaagccataaacaaagcaacaagaagtaaaagtactcacggatttaatgtggttcaacaatatacacaatgtgtgtaatattatctacatccaccaaacagctacgacctctttattcattatagaatcacccttgagaattacacaactgattgaATAAATTAATCCATCGACTCACCTCAACGTGACCGAAcataagaactctcacaagcaccctataacATCCAAGGTAGTGTCTTCACCGATACGAGATAACGTTTACCACATCTACCACAACGAGAGGATCTTCTCTGTACACTCTGATATAGATTATCATGGAAGCCTTctgctcaacaccaataatctactCCAGCACCAACAATATGATCTTCTCCTTAAAAAGATGTCTTATCAACATCTCCATAcaaatactccataacgacatatattccaacatcgataagtatcacataagcaccataatgatgtaccccttccaccattaggtctctcacataaccacctcaataggtgggatgaacCCGGCACATGTCTACAAGCTTT
This is a stretch of genomic DNA from Papaver somniferum cultivar HN1 chromosome 1, ASM357369v1, whole genome shotgun sequence. It encodes these proteins:
- the LOC113340325 gene encoding uncharacterized protein LOC113340325, whose protein sequence is MISGESRLGCWSLSSITSSRYSRGSSLLHIYNFSEHLEQLRKSDAVAFSSNAVDDGDRHKCPLILSKHTVDYYIWRQKHLFDSLCTMSRESAWLLKKLKDSPFSSPSSIDQSSKILDIILVYILKFKESKELLDRYLHDECCHRSVDPIRLVMDTNKILVSFGGRIKNLQEQGVKTKSVAETLLKCFVDVVDMSDKRGNPYGDTRSSLQCVFSEVAKETSELIYEAVEKLKSVKHSDLTGGGSPLGCIALWKIIFESSLINLRLDCICEKYSETVKLGVKPFDTATNNQLDQIRLSINQLLTVGKSILVEFMDMQKAVAEVTYTLGDAFTTGGAGMRGSSQDRRPRTSIWKVAEVPYTLGAGKQDDQVMNFNLDDFPWDKHNVPEFSKTGPTHKDEIF